In a genomic window of Lacrimispora sp. BS-2:
- a CDS encoding Fic family protein, translated as MNQEIVAEFETLLSEPKLRKVGERLDTNFIKKVELCHQVIRKARPFEGEMLKQVRDFFRISTTWSSNALEGNTLTISETKVLLEDGITVGGKSLREALEAYGHSHAYDYMFSLIDKKTIRESDIKELHRLFYSGISESKAGVYRTVRVVITGSSYPVCAPDKIGQEIKYLCDWIEKERNNYDPVTFAAELHRRFIFIHPFEDGNGRTARLLMNTALIQKGYLPCVISPYIRNDYIQALEGAHAEPEKFIRFIAEAELETEKDFIRALGLEMPDLKNI; from the coding sequence GTGAATCAGGAGATTGTAGCAGAGTTTGAGACATTGCTATCAGAGCCTAAATTAAGAAAGGTTGGGGAAAGGTTGGATACTAATTTTATAAAAAAGGTGGAATTATGCCATCAGGTTATAAGGAAAGCCAGACCGTTTGAAGGGGAGATGTTGAAACAGGTACGTGATTTCTTTCGCATTTCTACAACTTGGTCTTCAAACGCTTTGGAAGGGAATACATTGACAATTAGTGAAACAAAGGTGCTTCTGGAGGACGGAATTACAGTTGGAGGTAAATCACTTAGAGAAGCATTGGAAGCTTATGGACACAGCCACGCTTATGATTACATGTTTTCTCTGATTGATAAGAAAACAATTCGAGAATCAGATATTAAGGAACTTCACCGGCTTTTTTATTCTGGAATATCTGAAAGCAAAGCAGGAGTATATAGAACGGTACGTGTCGTTATTACAGGTTCATCTTATCCGGTTTGTGCACCGGACAAGATAGGACAGGAGATAAAATATTTGTGTGATTGGATAGAAAAAGAGCGAAACAACTATGATCCGGTTACCTTTGCTGCAGAATTACATCGGAGGTTTATATTTATCCATCCATTTGAAGATGGGAATGGGAGGACGGCCAGGCTGCTGATGAATACGGCTTTGATACAAAAGGGGTATTTGCCTTGTGTTATTTCTCCTTATATAAGAAATGACTATATTCAGGCTTTGGAAGGAGCACACGCAGAACCGGAGAAATTTATCCGGTTTATTGCAGAGGCGGAGTTAGAGACAGAAAAGGATTTTATCAGGGCATTGGGGCTTGAGATGCCGGATCTGAAAAATATTTAA
- a CDS encoding DUF5688 family protein gives MNYNQFLEEVRAAVQERLGSDYEIRIQKITKNNGIVLDGLIIGKASKNIAPTIYLNSYYMHFTHGMSLQEILEDIISAYKENNDVVFGDIRELLDFTNLQDKVAFKLIQREKNKELLKDVPYFEFLDLAVVFYLILDEHRGGQMTALIHNSHMEPWGVEKEELYRLAMRNTPILLPSEIKTMKEIMCDILKGHLEELEMEEMVDDLLDFDSQKPPLYILSNRKQLNGAGCILYDGCLKDFADSQNSDIVILPSSLHETILVPDDGNLDYGELQKTVGQINESEVPKEDVLSDRIYKYSRHECRISLVD, from the coding sequence ATGAATTACAATCAGTTTTTAGAAGAAGTTAGAGCAGCAGTGCAGGAGAGATTAGGAAGTGATTATGAGATTCGCATTCAGAAAATTACAAAAAATAACGGAATAGTGCTGGATGGGCTAATTATTGGAAAGGCAAGTAAAAATATTGCTCCAACAATTTACTTAAATTCATATTATATGCATTTTACCCATGGGATGTCACTGCAGGAAATTCTGGAAGATATTATATCCGCGTATAAGGAGAACAATGATGTAGTTTTTGGTGATATAAGAGAGCTTTTGGATTTTACTAATCTGCAGGATAAGGTGGCTTTTAAGCTGATTCAGAGGGAAAAGAATAAGGAGCTTTTAAAGGATGTTCCATATTTTGAATTTTTGGACCTGGCAGTGGTGTTCTATCTGATTCTGGATGAACATAGAGGGGGTCAGATGACGGCATTGATTCATAACTCTCATATGGAACCTTGGGGAGTGGAGAAAGAGGAACTGTATCGTCTGGCAATGAGAAATACTCCCATATTGCTGCCGTCGGAAATTAAAACAATGAAAGAGATTATGTGTGATATATTGAAAGGACATTTAGAGGAATTGGAAATGGAGGAGATGGTAGATGATTTGTTGGATTTTGATTCGCAGAAGCCACCCTTATATATCCTTTCAAATAGAAAACAGCTTAACGGCGCCGGGTGTATTTTATACGATGGGTGTTTGAAGGATTTCGCTGATTCTCAGAATTCAGATATTGTTATATTGCCGTCCAGCCTGCATGAAACTATTTTGGTTCCTGATGATGGAAATTTGGATTATGGGGAGTTGCAGAAAACGGTTGGCCAGATAAATGAAAGTGAAGTGCCGAAGGAGGATGTGTTATCGGATAGGATTTATAAGTATTCCCGGCACGAGTGTAGAATTAGTCTTGTAGACTAA
- a CDS encoding AAA family ATPase: MTLVELKRNIYNDLLRWKQRDSGKVLELKGARQTGKTFILDKFAKENYKIYIYINMAQLSGEQFLACMEQASAWKPGEPRIEKALHEAFRLFDSQFEDNKDTIIAIDEIQESAKVYSRIREFSREFLCHFIVAGSYLGKTLEKGYFLSAGDTENLMLNTLSFEEFVAAFGKRELYNGVDLLGSSNPLQYDELKEYYKIYCEIGGYPDVINCYMETQDMQECKKVLTQIIGTFIEESTRVLGGIQEMILLEQIFPAIAQLSVREKKEYGDLITELSRIIYNGESNRTTRKSISAVIDWLYCSDIIGYCGKANGCDPVNVSLHNHFYFMDVGVCRYFMDVVGIDLPALRGMVSKCFVYIELLKRIRGFEITGIAPMSGTYKEGEIDFLIKRWENDNSYGVEVKDGKSETETAQQILEDEKVEAVYLLKGDTYGGIAGRKITVPIYLVGRVRFGYERGNEEQS; encoded by the coding sequence ATGACTCTGGTGGAGCTGAAGCGAAATATTTACAATGATCTGCTTCGTTGGAAGCAGCGTGACAGCGGTAAGGTCCTGGAATTAAAAGGTGCCAGACAGACTGGTAAGACATTTATTCTGGATAAATTTGCAAAAGAAAATTACAAAATTTATATCTATATCAATATGGCTCAGCTGTCCGGTGAACAATTTCTGGCTTGCATGGAACAGGCATCTGCCTGGAAGCCCGGAGAGCCGCGGATAGAAAAGGCGCTGCATGAAGCTTTCCGATTGTTCGATTCCCAGTTCGAGGATAATAAAGACACCATTATTGCTATAGATGAGATTCAGGAATCAGCGAAAGTGTATTCTAGAATCAGAGAATTTTCAAGAGAGTTTTTATGCCATTTTATAGTTGCAGGCAGTTACTTAGGGAAGACATTGGAAAAGGGGTATTTTCTTTCAGCAGGAGACACAGAGAATTTGATGCTTAATACATTGTCATTCGAAGAATTTGTAGCGGCATTTGGAAAAAGGGAACTTTATAATGGCGTTGATTTGCTTGGTTCCAGTAATCCCTTGCAATATGATGAATTAAAAGAATATTATAAAATATATTGTGAAATAGGCGGCTATCCGGATGTCATAAATTGTTATATGGAAACACAGGATATGCAAGAATGCAAAAAGGTTTTGACGCAGATTATCGGGACTTTTATAGAAGAATCAACAAGAGTCTTAGGCGGTATACAGGAAATGATTTTACTGGAGCAGATATTTCCTGCGATTGCACAGCTTTCTGTCCGGGAGAAAAAGGAGTATGGTGATTTAATTACAGAATTATCCCGTATTATTTATAACGGAGAAAGCAATAGAACCACGAGGAAAAGTATTAGTGCAGTTATAGACTGGCTATATTGTTCAGATATCATAGGTTATTGTGGCAAGGCCAATGGATGTGATCCCGTGAACGTATCTTTGCACAACCATTTTTATTTTATGGATGTTGGAGTATGCAGATATTTTATGGATGTGGTAGGAATTGATTTGCCTGCGCTTAGAGGAATGGTAAGTAAATGTTTTGTGTATATTGAACTATTGAAGCGAATCAGGGGATTTGAGATAACAGGAATAGCTCCAATGTCTGGAACCTATAAGGAAGGGGAGATTGATTTCCTTATAAAACGTTGGGAAAATGATAATAGCTATGGCGTGGAGGTAAAGGATGGAAAATCAGAGACGGAGACAGCGCAGCAGATTTTAGAAGATGAAAAGGTAGAGGCTGTTTATTTGCTGAAAGGAGATACTTATGGCGGTATAGCAGGCCGGAAGATAACCGTGCCTATTTATCTGGTGGGAAGAGTTCGGTTTGGTTATGAAAGAGGGAATGAAGAACAGTCTTGA
- a CDS encoding recombinase RecT: MSDVKQELEKRAAGGGGQSQSVRLTKNMTIVDMVKALEPEIKRALPSILTPERFTRMALSAINNTPKLAECTPMSFIAALMNAAQLGLEPNTPLGQAYLIPYKNKGILECQFQLGYRGLIDLAYRNDRMQSIEAQVVYENDEFSYELGLHPSLTHRPSFDEPGEIRAFYAIFRLDNGGFRFEVMSKSYVDAYATKYSKAFTSDFSPWKSNYEGMAKKTVIKQLLKYAPIKSDFQKAITLDETVKTQLSIDMSEIRNECLPETLESGEVA; this comes from the coding sequence ATGTCAGATGTAAAACAGGAATTAGAGAAGAGGGCAGCAGGCGGCGGAGGTCAAAGTCAATCCGTCAGGCTGACAAAAAATATGACAATCGTTGATATGGTTAAGGCCCTTGAACCGGAAATCAAACGGGCGCTTCCAAGTATTCTTACGCCGGAACGATTTACAAGAATGGCGCTGTCTGCAATTAATAATACACCAAAGTTGGCAGAGTGTACGCCTATGAGTTTTATTGCAGCTTTGATGAACGCAGCACAATTAGGTCTGGAACCGAATACACCCTTAGGACAAGCATATTTAATCCCTTATAAAAACAAAGGAATATTGGAGTGTCAGTTTCAGCTGGGATATCGGGGACTGATTGATTTAGCATATCGCAATGACAGGATGCAGAGCATTGAGGCTCAGGTGGTGTATGAAAATGATGAATTTTCTTATGAATTGGGCCTTCATCCATCTTTGACTCATCGGCCATCTTTTGATGAGCCGGGAGAAATCAGGGCTTTTTACGCAATCTTCCGGCTGGATAATGGTGGCTTTCGCTTTGAAGTTATGAGCAAAAGCTATGTAGATGCTTATGCCACCAAATATTCAAAAGCGTTTACTTCGGATTTTAGCCCGTGGAAGAGTAATTATGAGGGGATGGCCAAAAAGACGGTGATTAAGCAGCTGTTAAAATATGCACCGATTAAGTCGGATTTTCAGAAAGCCATCACCTTGGATGAAACTGTGAAAACACAGCTTTCCATTGATATGAGCGAGATACGGAATGAGTGTTTGCCGGAAACATTGGAAAGCGGTGAGGTGGCATGA
- a CDS encoding type II toxin-antitoxin system prevent-host-death family antitoxin, with protein MEAIIPSSDLQNKYLEISALTRQSQEPVFITVNGREDTVLMSHVQYEKMKTELELWKMLAEAQDDVENERTASIEDTFSDIRKNLLVGRSHDL; from the coding sequence ATGGAAGCAATCATACCTTCATCTGATTTACAAAATAAGTATTTGGAGATATCAGCCTTAACACGGCAATCCCAAGAACCAGTTTTTATTACTGTAAATGGTCGGGAGGATACCGTTTTGATGAGCCATGTACAGTATGAAAAAATGAAAACCGAATTGGAATTGTGGAAAATGTTGGCGGAAGCTCAGGATGATGTGGAAAATGAAAGAACTGCTTCTATAGAGGATACATTTTCGGATATCCGCAAAAATCTTTTAGTGGGGAGGTCTCACGACCTGTGA
- a CDS encoding lambda-exonuclease family protein, whose translation MKKLISTNGLSHEDWLKYRKQGIGGSDAGAICGLNPYVSPMSIFYEKTSLEVEDHDNESMRQGRDLEEYVARRFMEETGLKVRRSNVMYQSEEYPFMLANVDRLISGENMGLECKTASAYNADKWTGESVPAHYEIQCHHYMAVTGARAWYLAVVILGREFKYKKIERDEELIQNLIVIEKEFWEGHVLSGNMPDPDGSDISNEVIHRYFPTAYKKTIPLPSHLNEQLKRREEIILLAKKLTQEQNQIEQQLKLYMGEYEMAFNERYRVSWSNVDTVRIDSKRLKEERPDLYRDFAKCSQSRRFTVKAA comes from the coding sequence ATGAAAAAGTTAATTTCAACAAACGGCTTATCTCATGAAGATTGGCTGAAATACAGAAAGCAGGGAATCGGTGGGTCTGATGCAGGTGCAATCTGTGGTCTTAATCCCTATGTCAGCCCTATGAGTATTTTCTATGAAAAAACAAGCTTAGAAGTAGAAGATCATGATAATGAATCCATGAGACAGGGGCGAGACCTAGAAGAATATGTGGCCCGGCGCTTTATGGAAGAGACAGGCTTAAAGGTACGACGGTCCAATGTTATGTATCAGAGCGAAGAATATCCCTTTATGCTAGCAAATGTTGACCGCCTTATTTCAGGGGAAAACATGGGACTTGAATGCAAAACGGCCAGTGCCTATAATGCAGATAAATGGACCGGAGAGTCTGTCCCTGCCCATTATGAAATCCAATGTCATCATTATATGGCGGTGACCGGGGCGAGGGCCTGGTATCTGGCTGTTGTGATTTTGGGAAGGGAATTTAAGTATAAGAAGATTGAACGTGATGAGGAGCTGATTCAAAATTTGATTGTCATAGAAAAGGAATTCTGGGAGGGCCATGTTTTGTCAGGAAATATGCCGGACCCGGACGGCAGTGATATTTCAAATGAAGTGATTCACCGGTATTTTCCAACGGCCTATAAAAAGACGATTCCTCTTCCATCTCATTTAAATGAGCAGTTAAAAAGGAGGGAAGAAATCATTCTTCTGGCAAAGAAGTTGACACAGGAGCAGAATCAGATTGAACAGCAGCTTAAGCTTTATATGGGCGAATATGAAATGGCATTTAATGAGCGCTATAGAGTTTCCTGGAGCAATGTGGATACAGTCCGTATTGACAGCAAGCGATTAAAGGAGGAACGGCCAGATCTTTACCGGGATTTTGCCAAATGCAGCCAGTCAAGACGATTTACTGTTAAGGCGGCGTAA
- a CDS encoding JAB domain-containing protein — translation MKNATQEEKVIGMMKRPIPKKRVGIIKLKMIREGTAVYGTERFHEAKEAADMVRHLFEYSDREMMMVMSLDSAMTPIALEIVAVGGLSSCGIDPRDLFKHAILSNASKIICFHNHPSGEPMPSREDSLITGRIKEAGVLLGIELLDHIVIGSEGRYVSFREERIEPFGIGGVA, via the coding sequence ATGAAGAATGCAACACAGGAAGAAAAGGTAATAGGTATGATGAAGCGGCCTATTCCTAAGAAGAGAGTAGGGATCATAAAGCTTAAAATGATTCGGGAAGGAACTGCTGTTTATGGAACTGAACGTTTTCATGAAGCAAAAGAGGCAGCGGATATGGTGAGGCATCTCTTTGAATATTCAGATCGTGAGATGATGATGGTAATGTCATTGGATTCAGCAATGACGCCGATCGCTTTGGAAATCGTCGCAGTGGGAGGCTTGAGCTCATGTGGGATAGATCCAAGGGATTTATTTAAACATGCGATTCTTTCAAATGCTTCAAAAATCATTTGCTTTCACAATCATCCTTCTGGAGAGCCGATGCCAAGTCGAGAGGATTCTCTCATTACAGGTCGGATTAAGGAAGCCGGAGTATTGCTGGGAATCGAATTGCTTGACCATATTGTGATTGGTTCGGAGGGCAGATATGTAAGCTTCCGGGAAGAAAGGATTGAACCTTTTGGTATTGGAGGTGTGGCATGA
- a CDS encoding DUF932 domain-containing protein, producing MSANVESMFYTREKPWHGLGTMVMEAPASAEALALAGLDWQVIQKSIETEDGIPINGFKANIRDMDEKVLGVVSDRYKVVQNEEAFAFTDELLGEGVTYETAGSLQEGRKTWLLAKLPQHYIISGDEIEPYLVFMNSHDGTGGIKAAVTPIRVVCQNTLNLALATAKRSWSANHTGNIEGKMEDARNTLLYANRYMGELGKAIDELSRIKMTDHQVYEYIDALFPLLDNPTEQQQKNLMRLKEDLKMRYFEAPDLKFAGKHGWRFLNAVSDFATHAKPLRERANYKESLFARTVEGNAMIDKAYELVRAR from the coding sequence ATGTCAGCGAACGTGGAGTCAATGTTTTACACAAGAGAAAAGCCCTGGCACGGGCTGGGAACAATGGTGATGGAGGCACCTGCATCTGCAGAAGCCCTGGCTTTAGCAGGGTTGGACTGGCAGGTAATTCAGAAGTCTATAGAAACGGAGGATGGTATACCAATTAACGGCTTCAAGGCAAATATTCGGGACATGGATGAAAAGGTTCTGGGAGTTGTTTCCGATCGCTACAAAGTGGTTCAGAATGAGGAAGCTTTTGCTTTTACAGATGAATTACTTGGCGAAGGTGTTACCTATGAAACGGCGGGTTCTCTTCAGGAAGGGCGAAAGACCTGGCTACTTGCAAAGCTTCCTCAGCATTATATTATAAGCGGAGATGAAATCGAACCTTACCTTGTGTTTATGAATTCTCACGATGGAACAGGCGGTATAAAGGCTGCAGTGACACCTATTCGGGTGGTTTGCCAGAATACTTTAAACCTGGCCCTGGCGACAGCAAAGAGATCCTGGTCTGCAAACCATACCGGAAATATAGAGGGAAAGATGGAAGATGCAAGAAATACGCTCCTTTATGCCAACAGGTACATGGGAGAGCTTGGTAAGGCTATTGATGAACTAAGCAGAATTAAGATGACAGACCATCAGGTGTATGAATATATTGATGCATTGTTTCCTTTGCTTGATAACCCTACGGAACAGCAGCAGAAGAATCTGATGAGACTGAAAGAGGATTTGAAGATGAGGTATTTTGAAGCGCCGGATTTAAAATTTGCTGGAAAGCATGGCTGGCGATTCCTGAATGCTGTATCGGATTTTGCCACTCATGCGAAACCTTTAAGAGAACGGGCAAATTATAAGGAAAGTCTTTTTGCGCGCACAGTAGAAGGGAACGCCATGATTGATAAAGCTTATGAGCTGGTGAGGGCAAGGTGA
- a CDS encoding zinc ribbon domain-containing protein, whose product MNCKKCGNNLQENQKFCSVCGEKVEVINTCPKCGTKFEPGQKFCVVCGQSLYKEDLGQRNNPKTAAQKVSESQNVSKPKKRSCFGKGLLIAVGIIFSITVLAGMFVRNSIAVSEINAESPSTDTGSAEVSQNGDGIGGPESYTTKAVDRNSFMQNAVTPEFKDLRNNIYDYSGIGIKVKGLIIGKSIPEDYMEGVTELAYDANEWSGLLDTYYAYSCMSSGGDSPGGYIVISKDSSPYTNEWKMIYGYPVGVNSKGDVIIWAEFFTDEEAVVDGTDAVVSPGGNSGNDVMASEINDMESFDESSSRPTEAKYDFGYNTNPDDIRYNQDYFTAGVEMIKNNGFIGSKVNITGLFTYAGTGNSVSMEQWYDSATMKNLDAYYISDAWGEGQYIVLSAYNSNVYADSYVTVYGTVIDIDKNGVVYIAGQLIEAAPAG is encoded by the coding sequence GTGAATTGTAAGAAATGTGGAAACAACCTTCAGGAGAACCAGAAGTTTTGCAGTGTGTGTGGTGAAAAAGTAGAGGTTATTAATACCTGCCCTAAATGCGGGACAAAATTTGAACCAGGACAGAAGTTTTGTGTTGTATGTGGGCAGTCATTATATAAAGAAGATTTAGGTCAGAGGAACAACCCTAAGACAGCAGCTCAAAAGGTATCAGAGTCTCAGAATGTAAGCAAACCAAAGAAACGTTCATGTTTTGGTAAAGGGCTGTTGATTGCAGTAGGAATTATATTTAGTATTACTGTACTGGCAGGCATGTTTGTTAGAAATTCAATAGCTGTATCAGAAATTAATGCGGAATCACCTTCTACGGATACCGGATCTGCGGAAGTTTCACAAAATGGTGATGGTATTGGGGGTCCTGAATCTTATACAACAAAAGCCGTAGATAGAAATAGTTTTATGCAGAATGCTGTTACTCCCGAGTTTAAGGATCTTCGTAACAATATTTATGATTACAGTGGAATTGGAATTAAAGTAAAGGGATTGATCATAGGAAAATCGATTCCAGAGGATTATATGGAAGGGGTTACAGAACTGGCTTATGATGCAAATGAGTGGAGTGGCCTGTTGGATACTTATTATGCATATTCTTGTATGAGCAGTGGTGGTGACTCTCCTGGTGGTTATATTGTGATTTCTAAGGATTCATCGCCTTATACGAATGAATGGAAGATGATATATGGTTATCCGGTTGGTGTAAATTCAAAAGGCGATGTTATAATCTGGGCTGAATTTTTTACGGATGAAGAAGCTGTGGTTGATGGAACGGATGCAGTGGTTTCACCCGGGGGCAATAGCGGCAATGATGTTATGGCATCAGAAATAAATGATATGGAATCTTTTGATGAATCTTCCAGTCGTCCGACAGAGGCAAAGTATGACTTTGGATACAATACAAATCCAGATGATATAAGATACAATCAGGATTACTTTACAGCAGGCGTTGAGATGATTAAAAATAATGGATTTATTGGCAGCAAAGTAAATATAACTGGTTTGTTTACCTATGCTGGTACTGGAAACTCTGTTAGTATGGAGCAATGGTATGATAGTGCTACTATGAAAAATCTTGATGCCTATTACATCAGTGATGCTTGGGGCGAAGGACAGTATATAGTTTTATCAGCATACAATTCTAACGTATACGCTGATAGCTATGTAACAGTATATGGAACCGTCATTGATATTGATAAAAATGGAGTTGTATACATTGCCGGACAGCTTATTGAAGCAGCCCCTGCAGGTTAA